A genome region from bacterium SCSIO 12844 includes the following:
- the ald gene encoding alanine dehydrogenase, with translation MIIGVPKEIKNREYRVGLTPGSVRELVHHGHKVMIEKNAGEAIGFHDHLYRDAGAEIIDTAAEIFSRAEMIVKVKEPQPNECKMLREGQILFTYLHLAPDPQQTELLIQSNSVAIAYETVTDRFGRLPLLTPMSEVAGRLSIQAGAHCLERAQGGCGVLLGGVPGVEPAHVVVIGGGIVGLNAIRMAIGMEARVTVLERSLDRLKELDDYFGPKLNTIYSTQENLEHYVTNAELVVGAVLIPGAAAPKLVTRDMLKKMKKGAVLVDVAIDQGGCFETSKATTHDDPTFVEEDVVHYCVANMPGAVARTSTLALNNATLPFVLKLANQGYKKALLNDEHLRNGLNVHHGQITCQAVAEALDYQYVDAKEAISQTDVCEV, from the coding sequence ATGATTATTGGTGTACCCAAAGAAATTAAGAATCGTGAATACCGTGTTGGTCTTACACCTGGAAGTGTACGTGAATTAGTTCATCATGGACATAAAGTAATGATAGAAAAAAATGCAGGTGAAGCAATTGGCTTTCATGATCATTTATACCGTGATGCAGGTGCTGAAATTATTGATACAGCAGCAGAGATTTTTTCACGTGCTGAAATGATTGTTAAAGTTAAAGAGCCTCAGCCTAATGAGTGTAAAATGTTAAGAGAGGGGCAAATATTATTTACTTATCTTCACTTAGCACCAGATCCACAACAAACTGAACTGCTAATTCAATCAAATTCTGTTGCAATTGCTTATGAGACAGTAACGGATAGATTTGGTCGTTTACCGCTATTAACACCTATGAGTGAAGTTGCAGGGCGTTTATCTATTCAGGCAGGCGCACATTGTCTTGAAAGAGCTCAAGGAGGCTGTGGTGTATTATTAGGTGGTGTCCCTGGTGTTGAGCCTGCACATGTGGTTGTCATTGGTGGTGGTATTGTTGGTTTAAATGCTATTCGTATGGCTATTGGTATGGAAGCTCGTGTAACGGTTCTTGAGCGTTCACTAGATCGCTTAAAAGAATTGGATGATTACTTTGGCCCTAAATTAAATACAATTTACTCTACTCAGGAAAATCTTGAACATTATGTTACAAATGCTGAACTTGTTGTTGGTGCAGTATTAATTCCAGGCGCAGCAGCTCCAAAATTAGTGACTAGAGATATGCTTAAAAAGATGAAAAAAGGTGCAGTGTTAGTTGATGTAGCAATTGACCAAGGTGGTTGTTTTGAAACATCTAAGGCAACTACACATGATGATCCTACATTTGTAGAAGAAGATGTTGTGCATTACTGTGTAGCAAATATGCCAGGCGCAGTTGCGAGAACTTCTACTTTAGCACTTAATAATGCAACATTACCATTTGTGCTTAAACTTGCAAATCAAGGATATAAAAAAGCATTATTAAATGATGAACACTTAAGAAATGGTTTAAATGTGCACCATGGCCAAATTACATGCCAAGCAGTAGCTGAAGCTTTAGATTATCAATATGTAGATGCAAAAGAAGCAATTTCACAAACGGATGTTTGTGAGGTTTAG
- a CDS encoding dihydroneopterin aldolase, with amino-acid sequence MKISTSLHIDGCELYAYLGATGTERDLQQRVLVNIELSFPSLIKACQSDELEDTICYKTLRDLLQNALNERAFNLIEHLGWFLTDTVLTHYPEVTIHRLELVKYPPTSHINEAKFIMTAEA; translated from the coding sequence ATGAAAATTTCAACATCATTACATATCGATGGTTGTGAGCTATATGCTTACTTAGGCGCAACTGGTACTGAACGAGATTTACAACAACGTGTGTTAGTTAATATTGAGTTATCATTTCCAAGTCTAATTAAAGCTTGCCAAAGTGATGAATTAGAAGATACGATTTGTTATAAAACACTAAGAGATTTATTACAAAATGCTTTAAATGAGCGTGCATTTAATCTTATTGAACATTTAGGCTGGTTTTTAACAGACACTGTGTTAACTCATTATCCAGAAGTAACCATTCATCGATTAGAATTAGTTAAATATCCACCAACATCTCATATTAATGAAGCAAAATTTATCATGACTGCTGAGGCATAA
- a CDS encoding AI-2E family transporter, translated as MNKQYLTMITAFVIIIAGLWVIWPFWHAFVWAGIIAIGVWPLYKRWYKLLGQRAILASLSFTILVAIIIILPILWVGSLAGSEIAALMSFLKSAHTNQTPAPDWLVSIPFVGKYMSSFWQQYILTGHSITNLIANLDLPISQAGVILGSAVRYSVIFFFTLLCLFFGLKDAPEIIQKIEILGENRVSLWQGYLERTPKVIRGVIDSFVIIGLITGIIMGILYYALDIPIPVILAVLTALVTVIPFALIILLVGIAIVVAAQGMVIAGITVFIVGIVINLVTDHWVRPYIVGRAVRMHFLATLFGALGGLEVLGFIGLFLGPVIVSLALLVWDEILIGHLDSK; from the coding sequence ATGAATAAGCAATATTTAACAATGATAACAGCTTTCGTTATTATTATTGCAGGATTATGGGTTATATGGCCATTTTGGCATGCATTTGTTTGGGCTGGTATTATTGCAATTGGTGTATGGCCATTATATAAACGTTGGTACAAACTCTTAGGTCAGCGTGCTATTTTAGCTTCATTATCGTTCACTATATTAGTGGCAATAATAATTATTTTACCCATTTTATGGGTAGGATCATTAGCTGGAAGTGAAATCGCGGCTTTAATGAGCTTTTTAAAGTCAGCTCATACCAATCAAACTCCAGCACCTGACTGGTTGGTTTCAATACCATTTGTTGGTAAATATATGAGTTCTTTTTGGCAGCAATATATTTTGACTGGTCATTCTATAACAAATCTTATTGCAAATTTAGATTTACCAATCTCACAAGCAGGCGTTATTTTAGGAAGTGCAGTTAGATATTCTGTTATTTTCTTTTTTACTTTGTTATGTTTGTTTTTTGGCTTAAAAGATGCACCTGAAATTATTCAGAAAATAGAAATTTTAGGTGAAAATCGTGTTTCTTTATGGCAAGGATACCTTGAAAGGACACCAAAAGTGATTCGAGGGGTAATTGATAGCTTTGTAATCATTGGTCTAATTACAGGTATTATCATGGGCATATTATATTATGCACTAGATATTCCCATTCCTGTGATTTTAGCGGTACTTACTGCATTAGTCACAGTAATTCCATTTGCACTAATTATATTATTAGTTGGTATTGCTATTGTTGTTGCAGCTCAAGGAATGGTTATAGCAGGTATTACTGTTTTTATTGTCGGCATTGTTATTAATCTTGTTACGGATCATTGGGTTAGACCATATATCGTTGGTAGAGCTGTTAGAATGCACTTTTTAGCAACGTTATTTGGTGCACTTGGTGGTTTAGAGGTATTAGGGTTTATTGGTCTATTTTTAGGTCCAGTAATTGTCTCTTTAGCGCTATTGGTATGGGATGAAATATTAATTGGGCATTTAGATTCAAAATAG
- a CDS encoding threonylcarbamoyl-AMP synthase gives MSQFIEINANKPQQRLLDEIADSLKEGAVIAYPTDSGYALGCKMGLKKPLQRIKKIRKLDDKHNFTLICRDLSEISVYARVDNPTYRLLKRSTPGSYTFILAATSKVPTLMLNKSKKTVGIRIPDHPIPLALSETLGEPILSTTLILPGGKEPLIYAEDVTEHLNNDLNYILDCGYCGYEPTTVIDLSVSPYEILRYGSGDVSVFE, from the coding sequence ATGAGTCAATTTATAGAAATTAATGCAAATAAACCTCAACAAAGGTTACTAGATGAGATAGCCGACTCTTTAAAAGAAGGGGCTGTCATTGCATATCCAACTGATTCGGGCTATGCACTAGGCTGCAAAATGGGACTAAAAAAACCATTACAAAGAATCAAAAAAATTCGCAAATTGGATGATAAACATAATTTTACATTAATTTGTCGAGATTTATCTGAAATATCAGTTTATGCTCGAGTAGATAATCCAACTTATCGATTATTAAAGCGCTCAACGCCTGGAAGCTATACATTTATTTTAGCTGCTACATCAAAAGTACCAACTTTGATGTTAAATAAATCAAAGAAAACGGTAGGTATTCGGATTCCAGATCACCCAATACCTTTAGCATTAAGTGAAACATTAGGTGAACCTATTTTAAGTACAACTCTAATATTGCCTGGTGGAAAAGAACCGTTAATATATGCAGAAGATGTTACTGAGCATTTGAATAATGATTTAAACTATATTTTAGACTGTGGTTATTGTGGTTATGAGCCAACTACTGTAATTGATTTATCCGTTTCTCCTTATGAAATTTTACGTTATGGCAGTGGTGATGTTTCAGTGTTTGAATAA
- a CDS encoding multidrug effflux MFS transporter — MSTRKPLSSRSVVMVILIIAPQIFSFAFALDIYVPSIPIIKEYFNASQISVQLTVSLFLLMTGLGQLFMGPLSDQIGRRKIVLTSIIIFIIGSIICTVANNIEVLIIGRIVQAFGACGMMVSAFAMVRDLFDGDDCAKIYSFLNSTIALSPLVAPVIGGYLEVWINWRASFAVLAILSCLILASALLNINETLPSERRNKISRGLLKQYVTVLKSRTFLIYTFCAAAGFAGFLTFFSSSSYIIISLLKIPVDHFGFYFAAIGIVFFIGSFISGYCAKRFRTYTTVAIGAVLMAISGLVMLYWYYSFGLTIWGFMGPMMIMGIGGAMLMGGGAGGAIEPFGEMAGTASAVFGSFEFVFAFIVSTVVLEWKVESTIPLAITLLVFGLIAVILCLFNQKVMRR, encoded by the coding sequence ATGTCTACACGAAAACCATTATCTTCTCGTTCTGTTGTTATGGTTATTTTAATCATTGCACCACAGATTTTTAGCTTTGCATTTGCTTTGGATATTTATGTACCAAGCATTCCAATTATTAAAGAATATTTTAATGCAAGTCAAATCTCAGTTCAGCTAACTGTTAGTTTATTTCTACTAATGACTGGTTTAGGGCAGTTGTTTATGGGACCTTTAAGTGACCAGATTGGTCGGCGTAAAATTGTTTTAACAAGTATTATTATATTTATAATAGGTTCAATTATTTGTACTGTCGCAAATAATATTGAAGTTTTAATTATAGGACGTATAGTTCAAGCATTTGGTGCTTGTGGCATGATGGTTTCAGCTTTTGCTATGGTTAGAGACTTATTTGATGGTGATGATTGTGCAAAAATATATAGTTTTTTAAATTCAACTATTGCATTATCGCCTTTAGTTGCACCTGTTATCGGTGGATATCTTGAAGTTTGGATTAATTGGCGTGCATCATTTGCTGTGTTAGCTATTTTAAGTTGTTTAATTTTAGCTTCAGCATTACTTAATATTAATGAAACTCTGCCTTCTGAACGCCGTAATAAAATAAGTCGAGGCCTATTAAAACAATATGTAACTGTTTTAAAAAGTAGAACTTTTTTAATCTATACATTCTGTGCTGCAGCTGGATTTGCAGGATTTTTAACATTTTTCTCATCTTCATCGTATATTATTATCTCTTTATTAAAAATCCCAGTTGATCATTTTGGCTTTTATTTTGCAGCAATTGGTATTGTATTTTTTATCGGTAGTTTTATCAGTGGTTATTGTGCAAAACGTTTTAGAACTTACACTACTGTTGCAATTGGCGCAGTGTTAATGGCAATAAGTGGCCTTGTAATGTTATACTGGTATTATAGTTTTGGTCTAACTATTTGGGGCTTTATGGGTCCAATGATGATTATGGGCATCGGCGGTGCAATGCTAATGGGTGGTGGAGCAGGTGGGGCGATTGAACCTTTTGGTGAAATGGCTGGTACTGCATCAGCTGTTTTTGGTAGTTTTGAATTTGTATTTGCTTTTATTGTTTCAACAGTAGTTTTAGAGTGGAAAGTTGAAAGTACAATCCCATTAGCTATAACTTTATTAGTTTTTGGCTTAATTGCAGTTATATTGTGTCTTTTTAATCAAAAAGTTATGAGAAGATAA
- a CDS encoding MFS transporter, which produces MSETIKNEKTKNNKIPTFDAKEKLILLTICFIMIMELIDTSVLNTALPQIAFDFKINPIQLKVAITIYLLTLGMFIPCAAWMADRFGVIRVLSLATLGFVLSSVACGMAHGEVSLVVARAFQGVFGAFAMPIGRLIMVRLFPHKLVSALSFIATIVIIGPLLGPIVGGAITTWLNWRVIFFINVPIGLFAIWALHRFFPKLRQPLKTKFDLFGFLMLSISLALMLFVMDTLVEPSISWKLKVIAIFISIILMTSYVFYALKKENPIVDIRLFKDPLFRFFANMNVLLRLFLMGFNFLFPLYLQTKHGFSAFDSGMVMFPVVIGSWIAKRTIKPLLTRWLYKRFMIILLTLIFCINLLLALNFLYFNLITFIILGFIIGWAISGFITITNTGVYKGLDEESVSAGTTINSAIIQLGSSFAVAIIASVLIASSGHFELNWNTALPDYSYCIYMLVSSLGVLCMLTYTIRAPKVIHQLTAS; this is translated from the coding sequence ATGTCAGAAACGATTAAAAATGAAAAAACTAAAAATAATAAAATTCCAACTTTTGATGCAAAAGAGAAGCTTATTTTATTAACCATTTGCTTTATTATGATAATGGAGTTAATTGATACCAGTGTCCTAAATACAGCACTGCCCCAAATAGCATTTGATTTTAAAATTAACCCGATTCAGTTAAAAGTTGCCATTACAATTTATTTATTAACTTTAGGTATGTTCATTCCTTGTGCTGCCTGGATGGCTGATCGCTTTGGTGTTATTAGAGTTTTATCTTTAGCAACATTAGGCTTTGTTTTATCTTCAGTTGCTTGTGGAATGGCTCACGGAGAAGTAAGTCTTGTTGTTGCAAGAGCATTTCAAGGGGTATTTGGTGCATTTGCTATGCCAATAGGGCGATTAATTATGGTTAGGCTCTTTCCACATAAATTAGTATCAGCACTGTCTTTTATTGCAACAATTGTTATTATCGGACCACTATTAGGCCCTATTGTTGGGGGAGCAATTACAACATGGTTAAATTGGCGAGTTATATTTTTTATTAATGTGCCAATTGGACTATTTGCAATTTGGGCTTTACATCGATTTTTTCCAAAACTAAGGCAGCCTTTAAAAACTAAATTTGACTTATTCGGCTTCTTAATGCTAAGCATATCATTAGCTTTAATGTTATTTGTTATGGATACATTAGTTGAACCAAGTATTAGCTGGAAGCTAAAGGTTATTGCTATATTTATTAGTATTATATTAATGACTAGCTATGTTTTTTATGCACTGAAAAAAGAAAACCCTATTGTTGATATCAGATTATTTAAAGATCCATTATTTAGATTTTTTGCAAATATGAATGTTTTACTTAGATTATTCTTAATGGGATTTAATTTCTTATTTCCATTATATTTACAGACAAAACATGGCTTTTCAGCTTTTGACTCAGGTATGGTTATGTTTCCTGTAGTTATTGGTAGTTGGATTGCTAAACGGACGATTAAACCACTGTTAACTCGATGGTTATACAAGCGATTTATGATTATCTTATTAACCTTGATATTTTGTATTAATTTATTGTTAGCACTAAACTTTCTTTATTTTAATTTAATTACCTTTATTATTCTTGGATTTATCATAGGTTGGGCAATCAGTGGTTTTATTACAATCACAAATACCGGGGTTTATAAAGGCTTAGATGAAGAAAGTGTATCTGCAGGAACAACAATTAATAGTGCTATTATCCAACTAGGTAGTAGTTTTGCTGTTGCTATTATTGCATCTGTATTAATTGCTTCAAGCGGTCACTTTGAACTTAATTGGAATACCGCATTACCAGATTATTCCTATTGTATTTATATGCTAGTTAGTAGCTTAGGCGTATTATGCATGCTTACTTATACGATTCGTGCACCGAAAGTTATTCATCAATTGACAGCAAGTTAG
- the folP gene encoding dihydropteroate synthase, giving the protein MANYVLGLGSNLNNPLVQLRKAITYIKDSDIDILGYSSIYASEALMPENAPLSWNLAYLNAAILIQTSLSPNKLLIKIKQIETRMGRAEAHEFWSPRVIDIDILCSDYLSLSTDELTIPHKELLNRSFALQPLLDVLPNWHHPKFLEIDLYEHIKSLKPFQKIQQLLFGPEIMGILNVTPDSFSDGGLYDNSINHAIEHFNHLIDSGAHIIDIGAESTSLKAAKKPMNHLTEWQRLEPLLDALKNHLNNQVIKPIISIDSHRIETIEKLVCYDYITIINDVMGTQLDEKIDILKSNPHLKYIIMDNWRGPLAKIGISENNDYDRVMAFAQYQIEYLLSKGVNQSQLIFDPGFGFAKSSQTVKYLTNRIHSMKASLNVPILIGHSRKQSIVNPIKMLSAKFNKLHNYDPTDLETSILSFHFIQMGADILRVHEVEFSQRASIISSFYQ; this is encoded by the coding sequence ATGGCAAACTATGTATTAGGACTTGGTAGTAATTTAAATAATCCATTAGTTCAGTTAAGAAAAGCTATTACTTATATAAAAGACAGTGATATTGATATTCTAGGCTATTCATCAATTTATGCTTCTGAAGCATTAATGCCTGAAAATGCGCCACTAAGTTGGAATTTAGCTTATCTAAATGCTGCTATTTTAATTCAAACTTCACTATCACCCAATAAGTTATTAATCAAAATCAAGCAGATTGAAACACGAATGGGTAGGGCAGAAGCACATGAATTTTGGTCCCCGCGTGTGATTGATATTGATATTTTATGCTCAGACTATTTAAGCTTATCAACTGATGAATTAACCATTCCACATAAAGAACTTTTAAATCGTTCTTTTGCTCTACAACCACTTTTAGATGTTTTACCTAATTGGCATCATCCAAAATTTCTTGAAATTGATTTATATGAACATATAAAGTCTCTTAAACCATTTCAAAAAATTCAACAATTATTATTTGGCCCTGAGATTATGGGAATTTTAAATGTTACGCCTGATTCATTCTCTGATGGTGGTTTATATGATAATTCAATTAACCATGCCATAGAACATTTCAATCATTTAATAGATAGTGGTGCACATATTATTGATATTGGTGCTGAATCCACTTCATTAAAAGCAGCTAAAAAGCCGATGAATCATTTAACTGAATGGCAACGTTTAGAGCCACTACTTGATGCATTAAAAAATCATCTAAATAATCAAGTGATCAAACCTATTATTAGTATTGATAGCCATCGAATAGAAACAATTGAAAAACTTGTTTGTTATGACTATATCACAATCATTAATGATGTCATGGGAACTCAATTAGATGAAAAGATTGATATTCTAAAATCCAATCCACACTTAAAATATATTATTATGGATAATTGGAGAGGGCCTTTAGCAAAAATTGGAATTAGTGAAAATAACGATTATGATAGGGTGATGGCATTTGCTCAATATCAAATTGAATATTTACTTTCAAAAGGAGTTAATCAATCACAACTGATATTTGATCCTGGCTTTGGTTTTGCAAAATCATCACAAACTGTAAAATATCTAACCAATCGCATTCACTCAATGAAAGCATCACTAAATGTGCCAATTTTAATCGGACATTCGCGCAAACAATCTATTGTTAATCCAATTAAAATGTTATCTGCTAAATTCAATAAATTACATAACTATGATCCAACAGACTTAGAAACCAGTATTTTATCATTTCACTTTATTCAAATGGGAGCAGACATATTAAGAGTGCACGAGGTTGAATTTTCCCAAAGAGCGTCCATAATCAGTAGTTTCTATCAGTAA
- the dusA gene encoding tRNA dihydrouridine(20/20a) synthase DusA translates to MAINSNEQNIRKITIAPMMDWTDRHYRYFMRLISKYCMLYTEMVTTGAILNNKDDKRFLAYDTCEHPITLQLGGNNINDLVECTKIAEDHGYDEVNLNVGCPSDRVSSGEFGLSLMAKPQLVAECIDAMKQAVSIPISVKMRTGFDHEDSFEQLHHFVDLLNQININYICIHARKGWLRGLSPKENRTVPPLNYDTVYQIKQLYPHLPIGINGGITTLTEAENHLQSVDSVMIGRAAYNTPYLFSDVDQRFYNEHAHIPERMEIMENFFPYVEKELQNGTRLHHITRHILGLFQGIPGARAFRRYLSEHAPTVSDIAILKNALNLISGEDVA, encoded by the coding sequence ATGGCTATTAATTCTAATGAACAAAATATAAGAAAGATTACTATAGCACCAATGATGGATTGGACAGATCGTCATTATCGCTATTTTATGCGTCTTATTTCAAAATATTGCATGCTTTATACTGAAATGGTCACAACTGGCGCAATATTAAATAATAAAGATGACAAACGTTTTTTAGCTTATGATACTTGTGAACACCCAATCACACTTCAATTAGGTGGCAATAATATAAACGATCTAGTTGAATGCACAAAAATAGCCGAAGATCATGGTTATGATGAAGTCAATTTAAATGTAGGCTGTCCTAGTGATCGAGTATCTTCAGGAGAATTTGGTTTATCGTTAATGGCTAAACCTCAACTCGTTGCAGAATGTATTGATGCGATGAAACAAGCTGTATCAATTCCAATTTCAGTTAAAATGCGCACAGGTTTTGATCATGAGGACAGCTTTGAGCAATTACATCATTTTGTTGATTTATTAAATCAAATAAATATTAACTATATCTGTATTCATGCACGCAAAGGCTGGCTGCGCGGATTAAGCCCTAAAGAAAATCGAACCGTTCCACCACTTAACTATGATACCGTTTATCAAATTAAACAACTCTACCCTCACCTACCAATTGGTATTAATGGTGGTATTACAACACTAACAGAAGCTGAAAATCACCTTCAATCCGTTGATAGTGTTATGATTGGTAGAGCTGCTTATAATACACCTTATTTATTTTCAGATGTTGATCAACGTTTTTATAATGAACATGCACATATACCTGAGCGTATGGAAATCATGGAAAACTTCTTTCCTTATGTTGAGAAAGAATTACAAAATGGTACAAGGTTGCACCATATTACCCGACATATTTTAGGCTTATTTCAGGGCATTCCTGGTGCAAGAGCATTTAGACGATACTTAAGTGAACATGCACCAACAGTTAGTGATATTGCAATTCTTAAAAATGCATTAAATTTAATTTCAGGGGAAGATGTTGCATGA
- a CDS encoding dipeptidyl aminopeptidase yields MIEFVKGKLFNAQFVRVLGQINYQAAELSDCFSITEKLNSANFNTWYDAWFTLAEDTHKLAVFYDDRNERNSAYGAYLRASTYYRAAYFFLEDNPSDKRIDSLLESSITAFNKALKFSNLNYEIINIPYKNINLPAYLYLQPDLNTQRPIIINCAGGDGTKEEAFTTAYEAYIRGYHCLTFEGPGQGSVLRLQGTPFTPNWDEVIKTVIDQLSNYASIDMNNIIYYGKSFGGYLAAKAATKEKRLKAIVLDPAQYGMLDNVENSFLKGKAGNIPLYKAIEDTLSQTSDKDLKFMFNSRLWRYGVDGYKDFCSILKDYDVYDEIKNITSSTMVFDNEEEYLSKGQAIKFYDQLTVEKEYYQFKQQEATGGHCQPLAPKIFYAKMFEWIKKVI; encoded by the coding sequence GTGATAGAGTTTGTTAAAGGAAAACTTTTTAATGCACAGTTTGTGCGAGTTCTGGGGCAAATTAACTATCAAGCAGCTGAATTAAGTGATTGCTTTTCTATAACTGAGAAGCTTAATTCAGCTAACTTTAATACATGGTATGACGCATGGTTTACTTTAGCTGAAGATACACATAAACTTGCAGTATTCTATGATGATAGAAATGAGCGTAATAGTGCTTATGGTGCTTATTTAAGAGCTTCTACTTATTATAGAGCTGCATATTTTTTCCTTGAAGATAATCCTTCTGATAAGCGTATAGATTCATTGCTTGAAAGCAGTATTACTGCTTTTAATAAAGCTTTAAAATTTTCTAATTTAAACTATGAAATTATTAATATACCTTATAAAAATATTAATCTACCAGCTTATTTATATTTACAGCCGGATTTAAATACTCAACGTCCCATTATTATTAATTGTGCAGGTGGTGATGGTACCAAAGAAGAAGCATTTACAACTGCTTATGAAGCTTATATTAGAGGTTATCACTGTTTAACATTTGAAGGGCCTGGTCAAGGTAGTGTATTGCGATTACAAGGCACGCCATTTACACCTAATTGGGATGAAGTGATCAAAACAGTCATAGACCAACTCAGTAATTATGCTTCTATTGATATGAATAATATTATTTATTATGGAAAAAGTTTTGGTGGCTATTTAGCGGCAAAGGCAGCAACAAAAGAGAAAAGATTAAAAGCAATCGTATTAGATCCAGCACAATACGGTATGCTAGATAATGTAGAAAATTCATTTTTAAAAGGGAAAGCAGGCAACATCCCCTTATATAAAGCGATTGAAGATACTTTAAGTCAAACATCAGATAAAGATTTAAAATTTATGTTTAATAGCAGATTATGGCGTTATGGTGTTGATGGCTATAAAGATTTTTGTTCAATATTAAAAGACTATGATGTTTATGATGAAATTAAGAATATCACATCCTCTACAATGGTATTTGATAATGAAGAGGAATATTTATCAAAAGGACAAGCTATAAAATTTTATGATCAATTAACAGTTGAAAAAGAATACTATCAATTTAAGCAACAAGAGGCAACTGGAGGGCATTGCCAACCGTTAGCGCCAAAAATATTTTATGCCAAAATGTTCGAATGGATTAAAAAAGTAATTTAG
- a CDS encoding site-specific integrase: MSKKIPLALFDTMENIEQVRNDLKPSLYNGFNQADFEHAYSFLKNYTGSRGTYNSYRREIERLLHWCWLIADKSLPELQQEDIEAFIEFCKAPPENWISIKKAPRFTNVDGERMPNTHWRPFVVTVSKSAYRRGQRPNVDKFELSQGAVKELFAILSSFYNYLLQKHYVFSNPITLIRQKSKFLVNTQATTKVRKLSDLQWQYVIKTANDIAFENPTIHERSYFVMSALYSMYLRISELVATSRWTPTMNDFQRDDDGNWWFITLGKGNKTRQIAVSDAMLEALKRWRRYLGLPGLPTANDTTPLIPKLRGRGPVTTTTHIRRIVQHCFDKASVALANDGFNDESESLLEATVHWLRHTGISNDIKHRPRDHVRDDAGHSTSALTDRYINIELRERHSSAKSKLILEEV, from the coding sequence ATGTCTAAAAAAATACCATTGGCTTTATTTGACACGATGGAAAATATTGAACAAGTTAGAAATGACTTAAAACCTAGCTTATATAATGGGTTTAATCAAGCTGACTTCGAACACGCTTATAGTTTTTTAAAGAATTATACAGGTAGCCGTGGCACTTATAATTCATACCGTCGTGAAATTGAACGTCTTTTACACTGGTGCTGGTTAATTGCTGATAAATCATTACCTGAATTACAACAAGAAGATATTGAAGCGTTTATCGAGTTTTGTAAGGCACCACCTGAAAACTGGATTAGCATTAAAAAAGCACCTCGTTTTACTAATGTAGATGGTGAAAGAATGCCAAATACACACTGGCGCCCTTTTGTTGTCACTGTTAGTAAATCAGCATATCGTCGTGGTCAACGCCCTAATGTTGATAAATTTGAGTTATCTCAAGGCGCTGTTAAAGAATTATTTGCTATCTTAAGTAGCTTTTATAATTATTTACTACAAAAACATTATGTATTTTCAAATCCAATTACTTTAATTCGTCAGAAAAGTAAATTTTTAGTTAATACACAAGCTACTACGAAGGTAAGAAAATTATCTGATCTTCAATGGCAGTATGTTATTAAAACAGCAAATGACATTGCTTTTGAAAATCCAACAATTCATGAGCGTTCATATTTTGTTATGTCTGCACTTTACTCAATGTATTTGCGTATTTCTGAATTAGTTGCTACAAGCCGTTGGACACCGACTATGAATGATTTCCAACGTGATGATGATGGTAATTGGTGGTTTATTACTTTAGGTAAAGGTAATAAAACGCGTCAAATCGCCGTTAGTGATGCAATGTTAGAAGCATTAAAGCGCTGGAGACGTTATTTAGGTTTGCCTGGCTTACCAACTGCTAATGACACTACCCCATTAATTCCAAAATTAAGAGGTCGTGGTCCGGTAACTACAACGACACATATTCGTCGTATTGTACAACATTGCTTTGATAAAGCATCAGTTGCACTAGCTAATGATGGCTTTAATGATGAATCTGAGAGTTTATTAGAAGCAACCGTTCATTGGTTACGTCATACAGGTATTTCTAATGATATTAAACATCGTCCACGTGATCATGTTCGTGATGATGCAGGTCATAGTACGAGTGCATTAACTGATCGTTATATCAATATTGAATTACGTGAACGTCATAGCTCTGCTAAAAGTAAATTAATACTAGAAGAAGTATAA